A genome region from Etheostoma cragini isolate CJK2018 chromosome 4, CSU_Ecrag_1.0, whole genome shotgun sequence includes the following:
- the si:ch73-361p23.3 gene encoding tumor necrosis factor receptor superfamily member 1B isoform X2, producing MILLKLLIFTLTFYGLIADSDAQTCPKGQRLKIYRGGNIRYGCEFCPEGNYQPVENESQYCKPCTRCDDKKGSVVKEECTKVSNRKCQCRGEFVPSESDFSICKCDVGFGLNNNECSKCDDGYFNTQINLPCKKWKECKSGVKIPGTRTSNVICNPALKPGDTTPPTSEKNVSLITRSTSKDPLEGAHTQRMHSTITTAAATAHARPSRDPPSDTGNYIGMTLLIFGIIGLLVLTAVTCKLHITAQPAVLPKNDSLCRRPVEESGDGSLSSLKLCPGDH from the exons ATGATTCTGCTGAAACTGCTTATAttcactttaacattttatggACTCATTGCTGATTCGGATGCTCAGACTTGTCCAAAAG GTCAAAGACTTAAAATCTATCGTGGAGGAAACATAAGATATGGCTGTGAATTCTGTCCCGAGGGAAATTATCAGCCTGTAGAGAATGAGTCCCAATACTGCAAACCATGTACAAGGTGTGATGACA AAAAGGGAAGTGTTGTTAAAGAGGAGTGCACGAAAGTATCAAACAGAAAATGCCAGTGTCGTGGAGAATTTGTTCCCTCAGAGAGTGATTTTTCCATTTGCAAATGCGACGTTGGATTCGGACTAAACAATAACG AATGTTCAAAGTGTGATGACGGATATTTCAACACACAAATCAACTTGCCCTGTAAAAAATGGAAAGA ATGTAAATCAGGAGTGAAAATTCCTGGAACCAGAACTTCAAATGTCATCTGTAATCCGGCGTTGAAACCTGGTGACACTACACCCCCCACATCagagaaaaatgtttctttaattacACGGTCAACATCCAAGGATCCACTTGAGGGGGCCCACACTCAGAGAATGCACAGTACTATCACCACCGCGGCTGCTACAGCACACGCAAGACCCTCAAGGGACCCCCCTTCCGACACAGGCAACTACATTG GTATGACCCTCCTCATTTTTGGGATTATTGGACTGCTTGTACTGACTGCTGTGACTTGCAAGCTGCACATTACTGCTCAACCAGCGGTACTACCAA aaaaTGACTCATTGTGTCGGAGGCCAGTTGAGGAGAGCGGCGATGGCAGTCTGTCCTCTCTCAAACTGTGTCCAGGGGATCATTGA
- the si:ch73-361p23.3 gene encoding tumor necrosis factor receptor superfamily member 9 isoform X1, with the protein MILLKLLIFTLTFYGLIADSDAQTCPKGQRLKIYRGGNIRYGCEFCPEGNYQPVENESQYCKPCTRCDDKKGSVVKEECTKVSNRKCQCRGEFVPSESDFSICKCDVGFGLNNNECSKCDDGYFNTQINLPCKKWKECKSGVKIPGTRTSNVICNPALKPGDTTPPTSEKNVSLITRSTSKDPLEGAHTQRMHSTITTAAATAHARPSRDPPSDTGNYIGTGMTLLIFGIIGLLVLTAVTCKLHITAQPAVLPKNDSLCRRPVEESGDGSLSSLKLCPGDH; encoded by the exons ATGATTCTGCTGAAACTGCTTATAttcactttaacattttatggACTCATTGCTGATTCGGATGCTCAGACTTGTCCAAAAG GTCAAAGACTTAAAATCTATCGTGGAGGAAACATAAGATATGGCTGTGAATTCTGTCCCGAGGGAAATTATCAGCCTGTAGAGAATGAGTCCCAATACTGCAAACCATGTACAAGGTGTGATGACA AAAAGGGAAGTGTTGTTAAAGAGGAGTGCACGAAAGTATCAAACAGAAAATGCCAGTGTCGTGGAGAATTTGTTCCCTCAGAGAGTGATTTTTCCATTTGCAAATGCGACGTTGGATTCGGACTAAACAATAACG AATGTTCAAAGTGTGATGACGGATATTTCAACACACAAATCAACTTGCCCTGTAAAAAATGGAAAGA ATGTAAATCAGGAGTGAAAATTCCTGGAACCAGAACTTCAAATGTCATCTGTAATCCGGCGTTGAAACCTGGTGACACTACACCCCCCACATCagagaaaaatgtttctttaattacACGGTCAACATCCAAGGATCCACTTGAGGGGGCCCACACTCAGAGAATGCACAGTACTATCACCACCGCGGCTGCTACAGCACACGCAAGACCCTCAAGGGACCCCCCTTCCGACACAGGCAACTACATTGGTACAG GTATGACCCTCCTCATTTTTGGGATTATTGGACTGCTTGTACTGACTGCTGTGACTTGCAAGCTGCACATTACTGCTCAACCAGCGGTACTACCAA aaaaTGACTCATTGTGTCGGAGGCCAGTTGAGGAGAGCGGCGATGGCAGTCTGTCCTCTCTCAAACTGTGTCCAGGGGATCATTGA
- the ddi2 gene encoding protein DDI1 homolog 2 isoform X1: MLVTVFCAPTDRPETTFALDVSPELELRDFIALCELESGIPAGEIQITYVEQPLKDPTRALGTYGVKDGDVVVLRQADRRPPPTQPAFPGLPHIDFRSITIPGTSSTSQHGAVRPQHQASQQPPQPQQQPLRAAQPSTPLAFRGSSPQGLDDPALLQQMLLSNPHELSLLKERNPPLAEALLSGDLERFTKVLQEQQQDRAKREQERIRLLTADPFDLDAQAKIEEDIRQHNVEENMTIAMEEAPESFGQVVMLYINCKVNGHPVKAFVDSGAQMTIMSQACAERCNIMRLVDRRWAGIAKGVGTQKIIGRVHLAQVQIEGDFLPCSFSILEDQPMDMLLGLDMLKRHQCSIDLKKNVLLIGTTGTETRFLCEADLPECARLAYGAEGREDARPDETGDRELAEALQRSIQESDTADGQTTSRQPPPFTLPRTLDQMSSSTSPSQSPSPGQPQTLDRSQSAPAAMELASAPGLCQDPPGLLELPLTSSSIEDADSTSHQVHPHPLSVHSNSKVPPVPSPSTDAEEYNGSDEVMNSPVLPHQEELSPIQPMEQEATESNTADATEACPSAPDKRDSVEMESPTASQGVVSSERDQPEGEHCSSSDSIPSLAAALMELHELLVSNNLSQSQNHSASCSEEIAPEPCTPTPENTQRIPNTAITAGAEPSHAKANEAAAVSDEGPSKCLAPDLSGHDEHLGGDTAETVEGPAQCPEGSGPGERRAGRCGQDEANNISRFQTEPEAPPDPAGDLEFREPPEGQQGRGVADGRASGANTPDTLGLQTEHPFLSPLSMAVGSLEEVSSMSSTSTSPLDQAPQLTSPARILPPGHPFIEPFPAEHIQRIQAAGFSAGEAAEALEQAHGVVELALLALLARSITVPT; this comes from the exons ATGCTGGTCACCGTGTTCTGCGCGCCAACGGATCGCCCAGAAACCACCTTCGCCCTCGATGTGTCCCCAGAGCTGGAGCTGAGAGACTTTATAGCACTTTGTGAACTGGAATCAGGAATCCCAGCTGGGGAAATTCAG ATCACATATGTAGAACAGCCCCTAAAAGACCCCACTCGTGCCTTGGGGACCTATGGTGTTAAGGATGGAGATGTGGTGGTTCTCAGGCAAGCTGACAGAAGGCCCCCACCAACTCAGCCAGCCTTTCCAG GTCTGCCCCATATTGACTTTCGTTCCATCACAATCCCTGGCACATCTTCAACTAGTCAACATGGTGCCGTAAGGCCGCAACATCAGGCTTCACAGCAGCCGCCGCAGCCTCAACAGCAGCCCCTGCGCGCGGCACAACCTTCCACGCCATTGGCCTTTCGTGGCTCCTCTCCTCAGGGGCTAGATGACCCTGCCTTACTCCAGCAAATGCTATTATCCAATCCACATGAGCTTTCACTTCTCAAGGAGCGAAACCCACCACTTGCTGAGGCTCTGTTGAGCGGAGACTTgg AGCGTTTCACCAAAGTGctgcaggagcagcagcaggatcGAGccaagagagagcaggagaggatCAGGCTTTTGACTGCTGATCCTTTTGATTTGGATGCCCAAGCTAAGATTGAGGAGGACATCAG GCAGCACAATGTGGAAGAAAACATGACCATTGCAATGGAGGAGGCCCCAGAAAGCTTTGGACAGGTGGTTATGCTCTACATTAACTGCAAAGTCAATGGGCATCCTGTGAAAGCTTTTGTTGACTCAG GAGCCCAGATGACAATCATGAGCCAAGCATGTGCTGAGCGCTGTAACATCATGCGGCTGGTGGACCGTCGCTGGGCCGGGATTGCCAAAGGAGTTGGCACCCAGAAGATCATTGGCAGAGTTCATTTGG CTCAGGTCCAAATAGAGGGGGACTTCCTTCCttgttctttctccatcttGGAGGACCAGCCAATGGACATGCTGCTTGGCCTGGATATGCTGAAGAGACATCAG tgTTCGATAGACCTGAAGAAGAACGTGCTTCTAATAGGCACTACGGGCACTGAGACTCGCTTCCTGTGTGAGGCCGACCTGCCAGAGTGTGCCCGGCTGGCATACGGAGCAGAGGGGCGTGAAGACGCCCGTCCAGATGAGACTGGTGACAGAGAACTGGCGGAGGCACTTCAGAGGTCCATACAGGAAAGCG ACACTGCAGATGGACAAACTACCTCACGGCAGCCCCCACCATTTACATTACCCAGAACCTTAGACCAAATGTCCTCATCCACCTCCCCCTCCCAAAGCCCTTCCCCTGGCCAGCCCCAAACCCTGGATCGCTCTCAGTCCGCACCGGCTGCCATGGAGCTGGCCTCAGCACCAGGACTGTGCCAGGACCCCCCTGGCCTCCTGGAGCTTCCTCTGACTTCGTCCTCAATAGAAGATGCTGATTCTACATCTCATCAGGTCCACCctcaccctctgtctgtccaTAGCAACTCCAAAGTGCCCCCTGTACCCAGTCCCTCAACAGATGCAGAGGAGTATAATGGATCAGATGAGGTGATGAACAGTCCAGTGCTCCCCCATCAAGAGGAACTTTCCCCCATTCAACCCATGGAGCAGGAGGCGACTGAGTCTAACACCGCTGATGCCACAGAAGCCTGTCCAAGCGCTCCTGACAAACGTGACTCAGTTGAAATGGAGTCCCCCACGGCCTCCCAGGGCGTGGTGTCCTCTGAGAGGGACCAGCCTGAAGGGGAGCACTGCTCCAGCTCCGACAGCATCCCGTCGCTGGCAGCCGCTCTAATGGAGCTTCACGAGCTGCTGGTGTCCAACAACCTATCTCAGTCCCAAAACCACAGCGCCTCCTGCTCAGAGGAAATCGCCCCCGAGCCATGCACCCCAACACCCGAAAACACCCAGCGTATCCCCAATACTGCCATCACAGCCGGTGCAGAACCAAGCCATGCCAAAGCCAACGAGGCTGCTGCTGTGTCTGATGAGGGACCATCGAAGTGTCTTGCGCCAGACCTCTCTGGCCACGATGAGCATCTAGGCGGGGATACAGCGGAGACTGTGGAGGGACCAGCGCAGTGTCCAGAGGGCTCCGGGCCCGGGGAGAGGAGGGCAGGTAGATGTGGGCAAGATGAAGCAAATAACATCAGCAGGTTTCAGACTGAGCCAGAGGCTCCTCCTGATCCTGCAGGGGACCTGGAGTTCAGGGAACCTCCTGAGGGGCAGCAGGGGAGAGGGGTTGCAGATGGACGTGCTTCAGGCGCCAACACCCCAGACACTCTTGGCCTCCAGACTGAGCACCCTTTTCTCAGCCCTCTGTCTATGGCAGTGGGCTCACTTGAGGAAGTCTCTAGCATGTCGTCCACCTCTACGTCTCCTCTTGATCAGGCTCCCCAGCTTACATCTCCAGCCCGTATTCTCCCACCCGGGCATCCCTTTATAGAACCATTTCCAGCTGAGCACATCCAGCGAATCCAGGCAGCAGGGTTCTCTGCCGGGGAGGCAGCAGAGGCACTGGAACAAGCCCATGGGGTTGTGGAGCTAGCTCTACTGGCACTACTAGCCCGTAGTATCACTGTGCCCACCTAG
- the ddi2 gene encoding protein DDI1 homolog 2 isoform X2 — MLVTVFCAPTDRPETTFALDVSPELELRDFIALCELESGIPAGEIQITYVEQPLKDPTRALGTYGVKDGDVVVLRQADRRPPPTQPAFPGLPHIDFRSITIPGTSSTSQHGAVRPQHQASQQPPQPQQQPLRAAQPSTPLAFRGSSPQGLDDPALLQQMLLSNPHELSLLKERNPPLAEALLSGDLERFTKVLQEQQQDRAKREQERIRLLTADPFDLDAQAKIEEDIRQHNVEENMTIAMEEAPESFGQVVMLYINCKVNGHPVKAFVDSGAQMTIMSQACAERCNIMRLVDRRWAGIAKGVGTQKIIGRVHLAQVQIEGDFLPCSFSILEDQPMDMLLGLDMLKRHQCSIDLKKNVLLIGTTGTETRFLCEADLPECARLAYGAEGREDARPDETGDRELAEALQRSIQESGQH; from the exons ATGCTGGTCACCGTGTTCTGCGCGCCAACGGATCGCCCAGAAACCACCTTCGCCCTCGATGTGTCCCCAGAGCTGGAGCTGAGAGACTTTATAGCACTTTGTGAACTGGAATCAGGAATCCCAGCTGGGGAAATTCAG ATCACATATGTAGAACAGCCCCTAAAAGACCCCACTCGTGCCTTGGGGACCTATGGTGTTAAGGATGGAGATGTGGTGGTTCTCAGGCAAGCTGACAGAAGGCCCCCACCAACTCAGCCAGCCTTTCCAG GTCTGCCCCATATTGACTTTCGTTCCATCACAATCCCTGGCACATCTTCAACTAGTCAACATGGTGCCGTAAGGCCGCAACATCAGGCTTCACAGCAGCCGCCGCAGCCTCAACAGCAGCCCCTGCGCGCGGCACAACCTTCCACGCCATTGGCCTTTCGTGGCTCCTCTCCTCAGGGGCTAGATGACCCTGCCTTACTCCAGCAAATGCTATTATCCAATCCACATGAGCTTTCACTTCTCAAGGAGCGAAACCCACCACTTGCTGAGGCTCTGTTGAGCGGAGACTTgg AGCGTTTCACCAAAGTGctgcaggagcagcagcaggatcGAGccaagagagagcaggagaggatCAGGCTTTTGACTGCTGATCCTTTTGATTTGGATGCCCAAGCTAAGATTGAGGAGGACATCAG GCAGCACAATGTGGAAGAAAACATGACCATTGCAATGGAGGAGGCCCCAGAAAGCTTTGGACAGGTGGTTATGCTCTACATTAACTGCAAAGTCAATGGGCATCCTGTGAAAGCTTTTGTTGACTCAG GAGCCCAGATGACAATCATGAGCCAAGCATGTGCTGAGCGCTGTAACATCATGCGGCTGGTGGACCGTCGCTGGGCCGGGATTGCCAAAGGAGTTGGCACCCAGAAGATCATTGGCAGAGTTCATTTGG CTCAGGTCCAAATAGAGGGGGACTTCCTTCCttgttctttctccatcttGGAGGACCAGCCAATGGACATGCTGCTTGGCCTGGATATGCTGAAGAGACATCAG tgTTCGATAGACCTGAAGAAGAACGTGCTTCTAATAGGCACTACGGGCACTGAGACTCGCTTCCTGTGTGAGGCCGACCTGCCAGAGTGTGCCCGGCTGGCATACGGAGCAGAGGGGCGTGAAGACGCCCGTCCAGATGAGACTGGTGACAGAGAACTGGCGGAGGCACTTCAGAGGTCCATACAGGAAAGCG GACAGCACTGA
- the si:ch73-15b2.5 gene encoding rho guanine nucleotide exchange factor 19 has protein sequence MFELIGSEASYLRSLGLAVNHFYASKALKRTLNQREHHMLFSNIRCVMTASEKFLMDLEIRLGKSVLLSQVGDIVLQHCPEFHRLYVPYVTNMMYQETLFNQLLQQNRDFVYSIKKLERDPVCQRQSLKSFLVLPFQRITRTKLILESILKLTTPGSASILNLEKAIEAIHEIVTECDKRVRKMKQIEELVCLEMLLDFGKVKSVPLIVSGRFLVHQGSMRQLTVAAYNSRVSFVSVYLHLFNDFLIISLKKDKRFKVVDHAEFPTHVHVEHLKPEVLGLPPNSFMLHLSQSHNRQPTAMILVAHTRSDEEAWMKVLLSKQ, from the exons ATGTTTGAGTTGATCGGCTCTGAAGCGTCTTACCTAAGGAGCCTTGGACTTGCAGTCAATCACTTCTATGCGTCAAAGGCACTGAAACGGACTCTGAATCAAAGGGAGCATCACATGTTGTTTTCCAACATTCGCTGTGTGATGACAGCCAGTGAAAA gTTTCTTATGGATCTGGAAATTCGACTGGGAAAGAGTGTGTTATTATCTCAGGTTGGAGACATTGTGCTTCAGCACTGCCCTGAGTTTCACCGCCTCTATGTTCCATATGTGACTAACATGATGTACCAAGAGACTCTTTTCAACCAGCTACT gcaGCAGAACAGGGACTTTGTGTATTCAATCAAGAAGCTTGAGCGTGACCCAGTGTGTCAAAGACAGAGCCTGAAGTCATTCCTTGTCCTTCCCTTCCAGAGAATTACTCGTACTAAACTCATCCTAGAG aGCATCCTGAAGCTGACTACACCAGGCTCTGCCTCAATTTTAAATCTCGAAAAAGCAATTGAAGCCATCCATGAG ATAGTGACCGAGTGTGACAAGCGGGtcagaaaaatgaaacaaatagaGGAGCTGGTCTGCTTGGAAATGCTGCTGGATTTTGGCAAAGTTAAG TCAGTCCCTCTGATCGTAAGTGGGCGTTTTTTGGTGCACCAGGGTTCCATGAGACAGCTGACTGTGGCTGCTTACAACTCGAGAGTATCATTTGTCAGCGTCTACCTCCACCTCTTCAATGACTTTTTGATCATCTCCttgaaaaa GGACAAGAGGTTCAAAGTTGTGGATCATGCTGAGTTCCCCACACATGTCCACGTTGAGCATCTGAAGCCTGAAGTCCTGGGTCTACCCCCAAACTCCTTCATGTTGCATCTCTCTCAAAGTCACAACCGACAACCAACAGCCATGATACTTGTTGCACACACAAG ATCAGATGAAGAGGCGTGGATGAAGGTGCTTTTGTCTAAACAGTGA
- the cplane2 gene encoding ciliogenesis and planar polarity effector 2, with amino-acid sequence MAHVPPSSGSIVVADWHRCKDSKEYFSKILHKKKRKNFGLLESPVMPPHVAVDTVHYKIFITGKSGVGKTALAARLAGLNIPNMHYETTGIETTMVYWPVKLRENGRVLFFRLQLWDCGENALRRFDHLLPACKEQVDAVLFLFSFTDRTSFDDLSNQIAKWTGTPVARVVKLVVGTKFDLFMHCDVAERDVRDFQETWSLPVLRVGGDVSDRLGDVAPLLNCLAESLWHQDCVTARSASHP; translated from the exons ATGGCACATGTTCCTCCTTCCTCCGGATCAATCGTTGTAGCCGACTGGCATCGATGTAAAGACAGCAAAGAATATTTCAGCAAAATTCTACACAAGAAGAAACGCAAAAACTTCG GTCTGTTGGAGTCTCCAGTGATGCCCCCACATGTAGCTGTGGACACAGTCCACTATAAGATCTTCATCACTGGCAAGAGCGGAGTTGGGAAAACTGCTCTTGCTGCACGTCTTGCAGGCCTGAATATTCCAAACATGCACTATGAAACCACAG GTATTGAGACAACAATGGTATATTGGCCAGTGAAGCTGAGAGAAAATGGCAGAGTGCTCTTCTTCCGTCTGCAGCTGTGGGACTGTGGAGAGAATGCCTTGCGTAGATTTGACCATTTGTTGCCA GCTTGTAAGGAGCAGGTGGACGCCGTCCTTTTCTTGTTCTCCTTCACTGACAGGACATCTTTCGATGATCTGTCAAATCAAATTGCTAAATGGACTGGGACACCTGTGGCTCGTGTTGTGAAATTAGTGGTTGGCACCAA ATTTGACCTTTTCATGCACTGTGATGTGGCAGAGAGAGACGTGAGAGACTTCCAGGAGACGTGGAGCTTACCGGTGCTGCGTGTAGGTGGGGATGTCAGCGACAGGCTGGGTGATGTAGCCCCCCTCCTCAACTGCCTGGCGGAGAGCCTGTGGCATCAGGACTGTGTTACAGCCAGATCAGCcagccacccttag
- the epha2a gene encoding ephrin type-A receptor 2a, which produces MGLRRVNLFFFLFVSQVFISLQSKEQVLLDMRASGSELGWLTLPYENGWEIVQTVVNGSLFYTYSVCSIDSTEQDNWLRTTFIQRRPGTTRVSVELRFIVRDCNTFDGASVACKETFNLFISEADADVGTNFRKGQFRKVATIAPDEVTRGRLLKVNTETRIVGPLSRKGFYLAFQDMGACVALLSVRVYYKTCPSTVQSLATFPETVADALREVEGSCVENAFSQATPRIYCTAEGEWVVPVGQCQCLAGYETTGDSCQVCKPGYFKPSVSSELCQVCPDNTKPSTSGATECQCEEGFFRSSSDPPTSPCSAPPSAPRDLTATTLSSEGRLQLSWSPPLVTGGRRDLTYSVVCEHCDGGLCVSCGEKIRFEPGPSDLQDSTVVVTDLDSHLNYTFTVEAHSGVSQFGTDRPIARITTALDYTDPPKVTLIHLDDRGPTSLTLSWTLSRRPPAHINHRYELMYRRKDDEGERDVTTYTVLILEKSSVQINDLNPDTTYMFRVQALSPEGHPGSYSVEHEFQTSPLAESQIQNNSAMVMGAVVGVAVILLIVVAVLLLRRRRLSSRGRGGAEDPYFSTDQLKPLKTYIDPHMYEDPNIAIQKFVTEIDPSAISKQKVIGVGEFGEVFWGVMKTPKRGEVAVAIKTLKPGYSEKQRQDFLSEASIMGQFSHPNIIRLEGVVTKFKHAMIVTEYMENGALDTYLKDRDGEILSYQLVGMLRGIAAGMKYLADMNYVHRDLAARNVLVNSNLECKVSDFGLSRVLEDDAEGTYTTRGGKIPIRWTAPEAIAYRKFTSASDVWSFGIVMWEVMAFGERPYWDMSNHEVMKAINEAFRLPAPMDCPSAINQLMLQCWQNDRSKRPRFSDIVNILDKLLQSPESLKTIADFDPRVSIRLPSTSGCDGSTFRSVPEWLDSIKMNQYSNSFARAGITSMEQVLALRHEDIRNIGVRLPGHMKRIAYSILGLKDETSSLSVFSV; this is translated from the exons aAGTATTGCTGGATATGAGAGCTTCAGGATCTGAGTTGGGGTGGTTGACGTTGCCATATGAGAACGGA TGGGAGATAGTCCAGACGGTGGTGAACGGCTCACTTTTCTATACCTACAGTGTTTGCAGCATAGACTCTACTGAACAGGACAACTGGCTACGCACAACATTCATCCAGCGCCGCCCGGGGACCACGCGAGTCTCTGTGGAGCTCCGTTTTATTGTGCGAGACTGCAACACTTTTGACGGTGCTTCCGTTGCCTGCAAAGAAACCTTCAACCTTTTTATCTCGGAGGCTGATGCCGACGTGGGAACCAACTTCCGCAAAGGCCAGTTCCGCAAAGTGGCCACCATCGCTCCTGATGAGGTCACGCGGGGCCGCTTGCTGAAGGTCAACACAGAGACGAGGATCGTGGGGCCTCTGTCTAGGAAGGGTTTTTACTTGGCTTTTCAGGACATGGGTGCTTGTGTGGCGCTGCTTTCTGTCAGAGTGTACTACAAGACATGCCCATCCACCGTGCAGAGCTTGGCGACCTTCCCGGAGACCGTGGCCGATGCTCTCAGGGAGGTGGAGGGATCCTGTGTGGAGAATGCCTTCAGCCAGGCCACGCCACGCATCTACTGTACAGCTGAGGGAGAATGGGTGGTTCCTGTGGGCCAGTGCCAGTGTCTCGCCGGCTACGAAACCACCGGGGACTCCTGCCAAG tATGCAAACCAGGCTACTTCAAGCCATCTGTATCGAGTGAGTTATGTCAGGTTTGTCCTGATAACACCAAGCCGTCTACATCCGGCGCAACCGAATGCCAATGTGAGGAAGGTTTCTTCCGCTCTTCTTCAGACCCTCCTACGTCACCCTGCTCTG CTCCACCCAGTGCCCCTCGTGACCTGACCGCCACCACCCTGTCATCGGAGGGCCGGCTGCAGCTGTCCTGGAGCCCGCCGCTGGTGACCGGGGGCCGCAGAGACCTCACCTACAGCGTAGTGTGCGAGCACTGCGATGGGGgcttgtgtgtttcctgtggcGAGAAGATCCGTTTTGAGCCAGGACCTTCAGACTTGCAGGACTCCACGGTTGTCGTTACTGACCTAGATTCTCATCTGAACTACACGTTCACAGTGGAGGCTCACAGCGGCGTGTCCCAGTTCGGTACTGATCGGCCCATCGCAAGAATTACCACTGCTCTGGACTATACAG ATCCCCCCAAGGTGACGTTGATCCATCTGGATGATCGCGGCCCCACCAGTCTGActctgtcctggactctgtCTCGCAGGCCTCCAGCCCACATCAATCACCGCTACGAGCTTATGTACCGCAGAAAA GATGACGAGGGCGAGCGTGATGTGACCACCTACACAGTCCTGATTTTGGAAAAAAGTTCCGTCCAGATAAATGACCTCAACCCAGACACTACTTACATGTTCAGGGTCCAGGCACTGAGTCCTGAAGGACACCCCGGCAGCTACAGTGTGGAGCACGAGTTCCAAACTTCCCCATTAG CTGAGTCTCAGATCCAGAACAACTCAGCCATGGTGATGGGAGCTGTAGTCGGAGTAGCAGTTATTCTTCTCATCGTGGTGGCCGTTCTGCTGCTGCGTAGGCG AAGACTGAGCTCTCGTGGCAGGGGAGGAGCTGAAGATCCCTACTTCTCAACAG ATCAGCTCAAGCCTCTGAAGACTTACATTGATCCACACATGTATGAGGACCCTAACATTGCCATCCAGAAGTTTGTCACAGAAATTGACCCGAGTGCCATCAGCAAACAAAAAGTAATCGGTGTtg GAGAGTTTGGGGAAGTGTTTTGGGGCGTGATGAAGACTCCCAAGAGAGGGGAGGTGGCCGTCGCAATCAAGACCCTGAAGCCGGGGTACTCGGAGAAACAGAGGCAGGACTTTTTGAGCGAGGCCAGCATCATGGGTCAGTTCTCGCACCCGAATATCATTCGTCTGGAGGGCGTTGTCACCAAAT tcaaGCATGCCATGATAGTGACTGAATACATGGAGAACGGAGCTCTTGACACATATCTGAAG GACCGTGATGGAGAGATTCTGTCATATCAGCTCGTGGGGATGCTGCGTGGAATAGCTGCTGGCATGAAATACCTCGCCGATATGAACTACGTCCACCGGGACCTGGCAGCAAGAAACGTTCTGGTTAACAGCAACTTAGAGTGTAAAGTGTCTGATTTTGGGCTTTCGCGTGTGCTGGAGGATGATGCTGAGGGCACATACACAACAAGA GGAGGTAAAATCCCCATCCGCTGGACGGCCCCTGAGGCCATCGCTTACAGGAAATTCACTTCAGCCAGCGACGTGTGGAGCTTTGGCATCGTCATGTGGGAGGTTATGGCATTTGGAGAACGGCCCTACTGGGACATGAGCAACCATGAG GTCATGAAGGCTATCAACGAGGCCTTCAGGCTTCCTGCTCCAATGGACTGCCCCTCTGCGATCAACCAGCTCATGCTGCAGTGTTGGCAGAACGACCGCTCCAAACGACCTCGCTTCTCAGACATCGTCAACATTTTGGACAAACTGCTCCAAAGCCCAGAGTCTTTGAAAACCATCGCTGACTTTGATCCACG CGTGTCCATCCGCCTGCCCAGCACCAGCGGCTGTGACGGCTCTACGTTCAGGTCGGTGCCCGAGTGGCTGGACTCCATCAAAATGAACCAGTACAGCAATAGCTTCGCCCGCGCCGGGATCACGTCCATGGAGCAGGTGCTCGCCTTGAGGCATGA AGACATCAGGAATATTGGAGTTCGCTTGCCCGGTCACATGAAGAGGATAGCATACAGCATCCTGGGTCTGAAAGACGAGACAAGCTCCCTCAGCGTGTTTAGTGTGTGA